The genome window NNNNNNNNNNNNNNNNNNNNNNNNNNNNNNNNNNNNNNNNNNNNNNNNNNNNNNNNNNNNNNNNNNNNNNNNNNNNNNNNNNNNNNNNNNNNNNNNNNNNNNNNNNNNNNNNNNNNNNNNNNNNNNNNNNNNNNNNNNNNNNNNNNNNNNNNNNNNNNNNNNNNNNNNNNNNNNNNNNNNNNNNNNNNNNNNNNNNNNNNNNNNNNNNNNNNNNNNNNNNNNNNNNNNNNNNNNNNNNNNNNNNNNNNNNNNNNNNNNNNNNNNNNNNNNNNNNNNNNNNNNNNNNNNNNNNNNNNNNNNNNNNNNNNNNNNNNNNNNNNNNNNNNNNNNNNNNNNNNNNNNNNNNNNNNNNNNNNNNNNNNNNNNNNNNNNNNNNNNNNNNNNNNNNNNNNNNNNNNNNNNNNNNNNNNNNNNNNNNNNNNNNNNNNNNNNNNNNNNNNNNNNNNNNNNNNNNNNNNNNNNNNNNNNNNNNNNNNNNNNNNNNNNNNNNNNNNNNNNNNNNNNNNNNNNNNNNNNNNNNNNNNNNNNNNNNNNNNNNNNNNNNNNNNNNNNNNNNNNNNNNNNNNNNNNNNNNNNNNNNNNNNNNNNNNNNNNNNNNNNNNNNNNNNNNNNNNNNNNNNNNNNNNNNNNNNNNNNNNNNNNNNNNNNNNNNNNNNNNNNNNNNNNNNNNNNNNNNNNNNNNNNNNNNNNNNNNNNNNNNNNNNNNNNNNNNNNNNNNNNNNNNNNNNNNNNNNNNNNNNNNNNNNNNNNNNNNNNNNNNNNNNNNNNNNNNNNNNNNNNNNNNNNNNNNNNNNNNNNNNNNNNNNNNNNNNNNNNNNNNNNNNNNNNNNNNNNNNNNNNNNNNNNNNNNNNNNNNNNNNNNNNNNNNNNNNNNNNNNNNNNNNNNNNNNNNNNNNNNNNNNNNNNNNNNNNNNNNNNNNNNNNNNNNNNNNNNNNNNNNNNNNNNNNNNNNNNNNNNNNNNNNNNNNNNNNNNNNNNNNNNNNNNNNNNNNNNNNNNNNNNNNNNNNNNNNNNNNNNNNNNNNNNNNNNNNNNNNNNNNNNNNNNNNNNNNNNNNNNNNNNNNNNNNNNNNNNNNNNNNNNNNNNNNNNNNNNNNNNNNNNNNNNNNNNNNNNNNNNNNNNNNNNNNNNNNNNNNNNNNNNNNNNNNNNNNNNNNNNNNNNNNNNNNNNNNNNNNNNNNNNNNNNNNNNNNNNNNNNNNNNNNNNNNNNNNNNNNNNNNNNNNNNNNNNNNNNNNNNNNNNNNNNNNNNNNNNNNNNNNNNNNNNNNNNNNNNNNNNNNNNNNNNNNNNNNNNNNNNNNNNNNNNNNNNNNNNNNNNNNNNNNNNNNNNNNNNNNNNNNNNNNNNNNNNNNNNNNNNNNNNNNNNNNNNNNNNNNNNNNNNNNNNNNNNNNNNNNNNNNNNNNNNNNNNNNNNNNNNNNNNNNNNNNNNNNNNNNNNNNNNNNNNNNNNNNNNNNNNNNNNNNNNNNNNNNNNNNNNNNNNNNNNNNNNNNNNNNNNNNNNNNNNNNNNNNNNNNNNNNNNNNNNNNNNNNNNNNNNNNNNNNNNNNNNNNNNNNNNNNNNNNNNNNNNNNNNNNNNNNNNNNNNNNNNNNNNNNNNNNNNNNNNNNNNNNNNNNNNNNNNNNNNNNNNNNNNNNNNNNNNNNNNNNNNNNNNNNNNNNNNNNNNNNNNNNNNNNNNNNNNNNNNNNNNNNNNNNNNNNNNNNNNNNNNNNNNNNNNNNNNNNNNNNNNNNNNNNNNNNNNNNNNNNNNNNNNNNNNNNNNNNNNNNNNNNNNNNNNNNNNNNNNNNNNNNNNNNNNNNNNNNNNNNNNNNNNNNNNNNNNNNNNNNNNNNNNNNNNNNNNNNNNNNNNNNNNNNNNNNNNNNNNNNNNNNNNNNNNNNNNNNNNNNNNNNNNNNNNNNNNNNNNNNNNNNNNNNNNNNNNNNNNNNNNNNNNNNNNNNNNNNNNNNNNNNNNNNNNNNNNNNNNNNNNNNNNNNNNNNNNNNNNNNNNNNcacaaaacaaactgagggttgccgggggcagggggtttgggagaagggggtgggattatggacattggggagggtatatgatttggtgagtgctatgaaatgtgtaaacctggtgattcccagacctgtacccctggggataaaaatatatgtttatcaaaaataaaaaattaaaaaaaaaatgaatcaatatgTTCTGGGAAATATTTGAGTTCTCAAATGAGATGACCTCAAATTCATTTACATGTGTCTGTGTTGACAAATGTTTCTAGACTTGAGTGTATTGATAAGGTAactaccacacacacaaaaaaaaatgctgcaaatagtctggtttttttttttcataaaatcagGCTTTTTATgtgtgatttaatattttttttaaaacatgacacTTCATGTTAAAGATGTCCCATTGCTACAATTTGAAATTTACTATACAAAATTGACTTATTTTTAGAAGTAAACATATTTTAGGATCACTTTTGTTAAATACCATATATAACTTAATGCCTAAATATATGCACTAAGtgtatatctaaatattttagatttaatttcACTCATGAGTTAAGGACATTCACAACAATGTGTATACCAGAATTGTTCAGAAATACCAACACAATTTTCTCACAAATACTCAGTTAATTACTACTGTCTTTCCCACAAATTTTGAACAAAGGAGGAACAATGGAGGAACAAATCCATTAAGAGTTTATGTGATTCCACTGCACATTTCAGAAAAGTCAGTGGCAATAATAATAGCTATACTAATATTAATTTTACCATTTAACAGCTATTGGTATTTTCACTGTGTCAGGGTAATGTGCAAACTGTATTACAGGGGCCAACTCATGactgaaacataattttatgtatataatatagttaatgctcccattttaaaaaatgagaaatagtgGCATATGGAAGTAGAACTTGCCAGGGTTTTTGGTAGAAAAGATTTAACTCAGGTTTGTTTACTCAAACCCTGCTCATTCCAAGGATGGCTTGGTCATCATTTTCTAAAGCATAAACTTTGAGCCCTTGGAACATTTTGCCTAATAGGAATTTTTTGTTATGTCTGAGACCATATTGTAATCATTTGGCAAGTTTATCCTAAAATGTGGCTTATgatgaataaatgttttctttctgtgaagtTAGACTAGAATCTGAGTAGCTAAGGTCAGTCATATGGGCACTGCAAGCTCACATGACTGACTCACAATCAAAACCCTGGACACCAAAACACAACCAAGCTTTCTGGTTGAGAATGCTCATATGTGTTCTCATATCACTGTTGAGAGTAATAAGAATATCTCCATGGAAATCCATGGGGACATCTGGAAGCTTGTACCAAGTGGTTCCTAGACTTTACCTCATGTAACATTCCCCTTTGTTATTGTTACTATAATAAACCCAAGTCATATCTATTTAATATTGTATTCTATTTGCAGATCATATAATTTATATctagaaaatcctgaagactccatcaaaaaactgttagatctaATTAACAAATTTGTTATGTTGccggatacaaaattaacatacaaaaatcagtggcaTTTCGATTGTGTGCAGCTGCGCTGGCTTTCCATCCCTCACACCAGTGTCTCACTCCACATTTGACCATGCCTTTCACCCGAGACTCTTTGCAGCACCTTATGTTGGATAACAATCAGACTTACGTGGGAAAACTCCAGGCTTCCAAGAAACTGCCATGTGAGAACCCAGCTCACCTTGCTCAGCAACAGGAACCCTGTAGTTGGCTCAGCTCAACTCCCACAATCACCTCCATGAGGcgggatgtttatttttttgatccTAAGATATTAAAAGATGACCTTAATTTCCACTTAGCAGCCTTGTACAACCACCACACAGGGACATTCAAGAACAAAAGTGAGATAGTCTTACACCAGGAGACTACCCAGGATACCCATGGAATCATCAAGACCCAATTCCCTGGAGAACTTTTACCCCCTCCTCTACCACCTTCCATCACTTCCCAGTCTAACATCAGATACTGGATCAACCCTAAGAAGGAGTCTATTCACAGCATTCAGGGATCCATAGTATCCGCTCACACTGCAGCCACCAGTGGAGGCTACTCCCAAAAGAATGATGATGGCTTCTTCTCAACCCAATGTTGAGAAGCCCCTGGACTAATTAATCATAGTTGAACATCTGCTGCCTACCTCCATTAAATAGatttttgctgaaaaaaaaaaaaagatcagtagcATTTCATACTATTGCTACTGTTGTTACTAACAACAGATTAATttgaaagtcaaagaaaacaatcccatttacaatagcatcaaaaacagtaaaatacttaggaatagattTAACCAGAAGGTGAAAATCTCCACACTAAAAACTATAATACACTGATGAAAAGAGTCAAAGACAcaaattaaatggaaagatagccaATATTTATTGggattggaagaattagtatggtttaaaatgtccatactacccaaagccatcaaTAGATTAAATACCTACCAAGAtttcaatggcttttttttttttaactttttacagaAGTAGAGAAACTACtagtaaaatttatatggagtcacaaaagaccctgaacagaCAAAGGGATCCTAGGAAAGACCAAGGCAAGAGACAGCACATTCTTGAT of Mustela nigripes isolate SB6536 chromosome 1, MUSNIG.SB6536, whole genome shotgun sequence contains these proteins:
- the LOC132028166 gene encoding cilia- and flagella-associated protein 276-like, which produces MPFTRDSLQHLMLDNNQTYVGKLQASKKLPCENPAHLAQQQEPCSWLSSTPTITSMRRDVYFFDPKILKDDLNFHLAALYNHHTGTFKNKSEIVLHQETTQDTHGIIKTQFPGELLPPPLPPSITSQSNIRYWINPKKESIHSIQGSIVSAHTAATSGGYSQKNDDGFFSTQC